Proteins from a single region of Streptomyces sp. TN58:
- a CDS encoding DUF1003 domain-containing protein, with translation MAERAGKSSPAGSSALARPRVRLDLPRAPRRSLLPEYDPEAFGRLSERVARFLGTGRFIVWMTLVIIVWVLWNVFAPDDLRFDKYPFIFLTLMLSLQASYAAPLILLAQNRQDDRDRVTHEQDRKQNERSIADTEYLTREIAALRMGLGEVATRDWIRSEFQDLIKEMDERRLFPAERDEGDR, from the coding sequence CTGGCCGAACGGGCGGGGAAGTCCTCCCCGGCCGGGTCGAGCGCGCTGGCGCGTCCGAGGGTCCGGCTGGACCTGCCGCGGGCGCCGCGCCGGTCCCTGCTGCCCGAATACGATCCGGAGGCCTTCGGGCGGCTGTCCGAGCGGGTGGCCCGGTTCCTGGGCACGGGCCGGTTCATCGTCTGGATGACGCTGGTCATCATCGTGTGGGTGCTGTGGAACGTCTTCGCGCCCGACGACCTGCGCTTCGACAAGTACCCCTTCATCTTCCTGACCCTGATGCTGTCGCTCCAGGCCTCCTACGCCGCCCCGCTGATCCTGCTGGCGCAGAACCGGCAGGACGACCGCGACCGGGTCACCCACGAGCAGGACCGCAAGCAGAACGAGCGGTCCATCGCCGACACGGAGTACCTGACGCGGGAGATCGCGGCGCTGCGGATGGGTCTGGGCGAGGTCGCCACCCGCGACTGGATCAGGTCGGAGTTCCAGGACCTGATCAAGGAGATGGACGAGCGCCGTCTATTCCCGGCGGAACGTGATGAAGGCGACCGCTGA
- a CDS encoding DEAD/DEAH box helicase: MSPFPIQEMTLPVALSGTDVIGQAKTGTGKTLGFGLPLLERVVVPADVEAGRATPDQLTDAPQALVVVPTRELCTQVTNDLLTAGKVRNVRVLAIYGGRAYEPQVEALNKGVDVIVGTPGRLLDLAGQRKLDLSRVRALVLDEADEMLDLGFLPDVEKIMAYLPAKRQTMLFSATMPGAVIGLARRYMTQPTHIRAVSEDGEGATVANITQHVFRAHNMDKPELVSRILQAEGRGLAMIFCRTKRTAADIAEQLERRGFASGAVHGDLGQGAREQALRAFRNGKVDVLVCTDVAARGIDVEGVTHVINYQTPEDEKTFLHRVGRTGRAGNKGTAVTLVDWDDIPRWQLINKALELDFHDPVETYSTSPHLFEELNIPAGTKGILPRAERTRAGLKAEELEDLGETGGRGGRGGRSAQASTVTEERPARTRTPRQRRRTRGGSEVGAEQAVSSAASPVAEAPQAPAAGDEPRRPRRRRTRVGAVPVQSAPPAVAEAPVVEAVVAAAPAAAPVAPVAEEAPVKPRRARVRKAVESAPEPDFQMAPLVEPAPVRARRPRRVVASAPEPDFQMAPPVEPVRARRTRKATAAPVTPVAEAAAAETAAVAVVEEAPAKPKRTRTRKAAAAPVVEAAETVAAAEDAPAKPKRTRTRKAAAAAPAVEAAAVAEEAPAKPKRTRTRKAAAAPEA; encoded by the coding sequence GTGTCCCCCTTCCCGATCCAGGAGATGACCCTCCCCGTCGCCCTTTCCGGCACGGACGTCATCGGCCAGGCCAAGACCGGAACCGGCAAGACGCTCGGTTTCGGCCTTCCCCTGCTGGAGCGGGTCGTCGTCCCCGCGGACGTCGAGGCCGGCCGGGCCACGCCCGACCAGCTGACCGACGCCCCGCAGGCCCTCGTGGTGGTTCCGACCCGCGAGCTGTGCACCCAGGTGACCAACGACCTGCTCACCGCCGGCAAGGTCCGCAACGTCCGCGTCCTGGCCATATACGGCGGCCGCGCCTACGAGCCGCAGGTCGAGGCCCTGAACAAGGGCGTCGACGTGATCGTCGGCACGCCCGGCCGTCTGCTGGACCTGGCCGGCCAGCGCAAGCTCGACCTGTCGCGCGTCCGCGCGCTCGTCCTGGACGAGGCCGACGAGATGCTCGACCTGGGCTTCCTGCCCGACGTCGAGAAGATCATGGCCTACCTGCCCGCCAAGCGTCAGACGATGCTGTTCTCGGCGACCATGCCGGGCGCGGTCATCGGCCTGGCCCGCCGGTACATGACGCAGCCGACGCACATCCGCGCCGTCTCCGAGGACGGCGAGGGCGCGACCGTCGCCAACATCACGCAGCACGTCTTCCGTGCGCACAACATGGACAAGCCGGAGCTGGTCTCCCGCATCCTGCAGGCCGAGGGCCGCGGGCTCGCCATGATCTTCTGCCGTACCAAGCGCACGGCGGCCGACATCGCCGAGCAGCTGGAGCGGCGCGGCTTCGCGTCCGGCGCCGTCCACGGCGACCTGGGCCAGGGCGCCCGTGAGCAGGCCCTGCGCGCGTTCCGCAACGGCAAGGTCGACGTGCTGGTGTGCACCGACGTCGCCGCGCGCGGCATCGACGTCGAGGGTGTGACCCACGTCATCAACTACCAGACGCCCGAGGACGAGAAGACCTTCCTGCACCGTGTGGGCCGTACCGGCCGCGCGGGCAACAAGGGCACCGCCGTCACCCTGGTCGACTGGGACGACATCCCGCGCTGGCAGCTGATCAACAAGGCGCTGGAGCTGGACTTCCACGACCCGGTCGAGACGTACTCCACGTCGCCGCACCTGTTCGAGGAGCTGAACATCCCGGCCGGCACCAAGGGCATCCTGCCGCGCGCCGAGCGCACGCGGGCCGGCCTGAAGGCCGAGGAGCTCGAAGACCTGGGCGAGACCGGCGGCCGCGGTGGCCGTGGCGGCCGCTCCGCGCAGGCTTCGACGGTGACCGAGGAGCGTCCGGCCCGTACGCGTACGCCGCGGCAGCGCCGCCGTACGCGGGGCGGGTCCGAGGTCGGCGCCGAGCAGGCGGTCTCTTCGGCCGCCTCCCCGGTGGCCGAGGCCCCGCAGGCGCCGGCCGCGGGTGACGAGCCGCGCAGGCCGCGCCGCCGCCGGACCCGTGTGGGTGCGGTGCCGGTGCAGTCCGCCCCGCCGGCGGTCGCCGAGGCTCCGGTGGTCGAGGCCGTCGTGGCCGCGGCTCCCGCGGCCGCTCCGGTGGCCCCGGTCGCCGAGGAGGCCCCGGTCAAGCCGCGGCGTGCCCGCGTCCGCAAGGCCGTGGAGAGCGCCCCGGAGCCGGACTTCCAGATGGCTCCGCTCGTCGAGCCGGCTCCCGTGCGGGCGCGCCGTCCGCGCCGGGTCGTGGCGTCGGCCCCCGAGCCGGACTTCCAGATGGCTCCGCCCGTCGAGCCCGTCAGGGCGCGGCGCACCCGCAAGGCGACGGCCGCTCCGGTGACCCCGGTCGCCGAGGCCGCGGCGGCCGAGACCGCTGCCGTGGCCGTTGTCGAGGAGGCTCCGGCGAAGCCGAAGCGGACCCGCACCCGCAAGGCCGCGGCCGCTCCGGTCGTGGAGGCCGCCGAGACCGTCGCGGCAGCGGAGGACGCCCCGGCCAAGCCGAAGCGGACCCGCACCCGCAAGGCCGCAGCCGCCGCTCCGGCCGTGGAGGCCGCCGCCGTGGCCGAGGAGGCCCCGGCCAAGCCGAAGCGGACCCGCACCCGCAAGGCCGCGGCCGCTCCGGAGGCGTAG
- a CDS encoding alpha/beta fold hydrolase produces the protein MSKPPRLTLPSAARAYRLSTDRGAFAVHEAGEPVRGTALLVPGFTGSKEDFIALLEPLAAAGYRVVAVDGRGQYETPGPREESPYGLEELARDLLAQVRALGAGPVHLVGHSLGGLISRAAVLRDPAPFASLTLLSSGPAAIAEEQQARTKLLVAALEAMGDDMPGIWAAMRAHDPEDAARDSPELTDFLRERWLATVPEQLIVTGRALICEPDRVDELSRIALPKLVLSGSVDYAWPVPLLDAMAERLGARRVVVPGTEHSPNAEDPATTAAALASFWDSTTPV, from the coding sequence ATGAGCAAGCCCCCGCGCCTTACGCTGCCGTCCGCCGCCCGTGCGTACCGCCTCTCCACCGACCGCGGTGCCTTCGCCGTGCACGAGGCCGGCGAGCCGGTCCGGGGTACGGCCCTGCTGGTCCCGGGCTTCACGGGCAGCAAGGAGGACTTCATCGCCCTGCTGGAGCCGTTGGCCGCCGCCGGCTACCGGGTGGTCGCCGTCGACGGGCGCGGCCAGTACGAGACGCCCGGTCCGCGCGAGGAGTCGCCGTACGGCCTGGAGGAGCTGGCGCGCGACCTCCTCGCGCAGGTACGGGCCCTGGGCGCGGGTCCCGTGCACCTGGTCGGCCACTCGCTCGGCGGGCTGATCTCGCGGGCCGCCGTACTGCGCGACCCGGCGCCCTTCGCCTCGCTGACGCTGCTGAGCAGCGGTCCGGCGGCCATCGCCGAGGAGCAGCAGGCGAGGACGAAGCTGCTGGTCGCCGCGCTGGAGGCGATGGGCGACGACATGCCGGGCATCTGGGCGGCGATGCGGGCGCACGATCCCGAGGACGCGGCCCGGGACTCCCCCGAGCTGACGGACTTCCTGCGCGAGCGGTGGCTGGCCACGGTGCCCGAGCAGTTGATCGTCACGGGCCGGGCGTTGATCTGCGAGCCCGACCGGGTGGACGAGCTCAGCCGGATCGCCCTGCCGAAGCTGGTGCTGTCGGGGTCCGTGGACTACGCGTGGCCGGTGCCGCTGCTGGACGCGATGGCCGAGCGGCTGGGCGCGCGGCGGGTGGTCGTACCGGGGACCGAGCACTCTCCGAACGCCGAGGACCCGGCGACCACGGCTGCCGCGCTGGCCTCGTTCTGGGACTCCACCACCCCGGTGTAG
- a CDS encoding DUF6758 family protein, with translation MRGEPTCPKCGGRVRAPGLFSDSWQCAVHGAVHPLQPVIPPSVEGLGVVVHRARVPVWMPWPLPLGWLFTGVASAGDDRSGGRATVVACSGPGPVGGMGELLLIAEELGVGLGARYAGIDGLDPGPSIDMAGPPHTKVVAAGRPTPLWNVAGAPDDRAVFAGEARGLWLWAIVWPQQSGLLLYDELVLTDLREGGAEVELLPCGALSPRILGPA, from the coding sequence ATGAGGGGTGAACCAACTTGCCCGAAGTGCGGTGGCCGGGTCAGGGCGCCCGGACTCTTCTCCGACTCCTGGCAGTGCGCGGTGCACGGCGCCGTCCACCCCCTGCAGCCCGTCATCCCGCCGAGCGTGGAGGGCCTGGGCGTGGTCGTGCACCGCGCGCGGGTGCCCGTGTGGATGCCGTGGCCGCTGCCGCTGGGGTGGCTGTTCACCGGAGTGGCGTCCGCCGGTGACGACCGCAGCGGGGGCAGGGCGACGGTGGTCGCCTGCTCGGGTCCCGGACCGGTGGGCGGCATGGGCGAGCTGCTGCTGATCGCGGAGGAGCTGGGCGTCGGGCTGGGCGCGCGGTACGCGGGGATCGACGGTCTCGATCCGGGCCCGTCCATCGACATGGCCGGGCCGCCCCACACCAAGGTGGTCGCGGCGGGCCGGCCGACACCGCTGTGGAACGTGGCCGGAGCGCCGGACGACCGGGCCGTCTTCGCCGGCGAGGCGCGCGGCCTGTGGCTGTGGGCGATCGTGTGGCCGCAGCAGTCGGGCCTCCTGCTGTACGACGAGCTGGTCCTGACCGACCTGCGCGAGGGGGGCGCCGAGGTCGAGCTCCTGCCGTGCGGGGCGCTGAGCCCGCGCATCCTGGGCCCGGCGTAG
- a CDS encoding magnesium transporter MgtE N-terminal domain-containing protein has protein sequence MAAGAPRIFVSHLSGVPVFDPNGDQVGRVRDLVAMLRVGGRPPRLLGLVVEVVSRRRVFLPMTRVTGVESGQVITTGVINMRRFEQRPTERLVLGELLDRRVTLVASGEEVTVLDVAIQQLPARRDWEIDRIFVRKGKSGALRRRGEALTVEWSAVTGFSLEEHGQGAENLVATFEQMRPADVANVLHHLTPKRRAEVANALDDDRLADVLEELPEDEQVEILGKLKEERAADVLEAMDPDDAADLLSELPEDDKERLLTLMRPDDAADVRRLLSYEENTAGGLMTTEPIVLRPDATVADALARVRQADLSPALAAQVYVCRPPDETPTGKYLGTVHFQRLLRDPPFTLVSSIVDTDLPPLRPDASLPAVTTHLAAYNMVAVPVVDEGGSLLGAVTVDDVLDHLLPDDWRETDFHSEEALRGQ, from the coding sequence ATGGCTGCAGGCGCCCCGCGGATCTTCGTCTCGCATCTGTCGGGTGTGCCCGTCTTCGATCCCAACGGCGACCAGGTCGGCCGGGTCCGCGACCTCGTCGCGATGCTCCGGGTCGGCGGCCGCCCGCCCCGGCTGCTGGGCCTGGTGGTCGAGGTGGTCAGCCGGCGGCGGGTCTTCCTGCCGATGACCCGGGTCACCGGTGTCGAGTCCGGCCAGGTCATCACCACCGGCGTGATCAACATGCGGCGCTTCGAGCAGCGACCCACCGAACGCCTGGTCCTGGGCGAGCTGCTGGACCGGCGGGTGACGCTCGTCGCCAGCGGCGAGGAGGTCACCGTCCTGGACGTGGCCATCCAGCAGCTGCCGGCCCGCCGGGACTGGGAGATCGACCGGATCTTCGTACGCAAGGGCAAGTCGGGGGCGCTGCGCCGGCGCGGCGAGGCCCTGACCGTGGAGTGGTCGGCCGTGACGGGCTTCTCACTGGAGGAGCACGGACAGGGCGCCGAGAACCTCGTCGCCACCTTCGAGCAGATGCGCCCCGCCGACGTGGCGAACGTGCTCCACCACCTGACGCCGAAGCGGCGCGCCGAGGTGGCCAACGCCCTCGACGACGACCGGCTCGCGGACGTCCTGGAGGAGCTGCCCGAGGACGAGCAGGTGGAGATCCTCGGCAAGCTCAAGGAGGAACGCGCCGCCGACGTCCTGGAGGCGATGGACCCCGACGACGCCGCCGACCTGCTCTCCGAGCTGCCGGAGGACGACAAGGAGCGGCTGCTGACGCTGATGCGGCCCGACGACGCGGCCGACGTGCGCCGCCTGCTGTCCTACGAGGAGAACACCGCCGGCGGTCTGATGACGACCGAGCCGATCGTGCTGCGCCCGGACGCGACGGTCGCGGACGCGCTGGCCCGGGTACGGCAGGCGGACCTGTCGCCGGCGCTGGCGGCGCAGGTGTACGTGTGCCGGCCGCCGGACGAGACGCCGACGGGCAAGTACCTGGGTACGGTGCACTTCCAGCGGCTGCTGCGGGATCCTCCGTTCACCCTGGTCAGCTCGATCGTGGACACCGACCTGCCGCCGCTGCGGCCCGACGCCTCGCTGCCGGCGGTGACCACGCACCTGGCCGCCTACAACATGGTCGCGGTGCCGGTGGTCGACGAGGGCGGATCGCTGCTGGGGGCGGTGACGGTCGACGACGTACTGGACCACCTCCTGCCGGACGACTGGCGTGAGACGGACTTCCATTCCGAGGAGGCGCTGCGTGGCCAGTGA
- a CDS encoding sec-independent translocase, translated as MFNDIGALELVTIVVLAILVFGPEKLPKVIQDVTGFIRKVRAFSDSAKQDIRSELGPEFKDFEFEDLNPKTFIRKQLTENEDLREIRTSFDLRKELNDVTDAVNNPEPGPAPAPPSGAAVGADLLKKPTAPASEPRVRFDADAT; from the coding sequence GTGTTCAACGACATAGGCGCACTCGAACTCGTCACGATCGTGGTTCTGGCCATCCTCGTCTTCGGCCCGGAGAAGCTGCCGAAGGTCATCCAGGACGTCACGGGCTTCATCCGCAAGGTCCGTGCCTTCTCCGACAGCGCCAAGCAGGACATCCGCTCCGAACTCGGGCCGGAGTTCAAGGACTTCGAATTCGAGGACCTGAATCCGAAGACCTTCATCCGCAAGCAGCTGACGGAGAACGAGGACCTCAGGGAGATCCGTACCAGCTTCGATCTCCGCAAGGAGCTGAACGACGTCACCGACGCCGTCAACAACCCGGAGCCCGGTCCCGCCCCGGCCCCGCCGTCCGGCGCCGCCGTCGGCGCGGACCTGCTGAAGAAGCCCACGGCCCCGGCCTCCGAGCCGCGCGTACGCTTCGACGCCGACGCCACCTGA
- a CDS encoding Mrp/NBP35 family ATP-binding protein, translated as MATDTSSAAVPEQDAILDALATVNDPEIHRPITELGMVKSVEIGDGGAVAVTVYLTVSGCPMRETITKNVTEAVEKVAGVTSVAVSLDVMSDEQRKDLAATLRGGTAEREVPFAKPGSLTRVYAVASGKGGVGKSSVTVNLAAAMAADGLKVGVVDADIYGHSVPRMLGVDGRPTQVENMIMPPSANGVKVISIGMFTPGNAPVVWRGPMLHRALQQFLADVFWGDLDVLLLDLPPGTGDIAISVAQLVPNAEILVVTTPQQAAAEVAERAGSIAVQTHQKIVGVVENMSGLPCPHCDEMVDVFGSGGGQKVADGLTKTVGATVPVLGQIPIDVRLREGGDEGKPVVLSDPDSPAGAALRAIAGKLGGRARGLSGMSLGITPRNKF; from the coding sequence ATGGCTACCGACACAAGCTCCGCCGCCGTGCCTGAGCAGGACGCGATCCTGGACGCTCTGGCGACGGTGAACGACCCCGAGATCCACCGGCCGATCACCGAGCTCGGCATGGTCAAATCGGTGGAGATCGGCGACGGCGGCGCGGTCGCCGTCACGGTCTACCTCACGGTGTCGGGCTGCCCCATGCGCGAGACCATCACCAAGAACGTCACCGAGGCCGTCGAGAAGGTCGCGGGCGTCACCTCCGTCGCCGTGTCCCTCGACGTGATGAGCGACGAGCAGCGCAAGGACCTGGCGGCCACGCTGCGCGGCGGGACCGCCGAGCGCGAGGTGCCCTTCGCCAAGCCGGGTTCGCTGACCCGCGTGTACGCGGTCGCCTCCGGCAAGGGCGGCGTCGGCAAGTCGTCGGTCACGGTGAACCTGGCCGCGGCGATGGCGGCGGACGGCCTGAAGGTCGGCGTGGTCGACGCGGACATCTACGGCCACAGCGTGCCGCGCATGCTGGGCGTGGACGGCCGGCCCACCCAGGTCGAGAACATGATCATGCCGCCGTCCGCGAACGGCGTGAAGGTCATCTCCATCGGCATGTTCACCCCGGGCAACGCTCCGGTCGTGTGGCGCGGGCCGATGCTGCACCGGGCCCTCCAGCAGTTCCTGGCCGACGTCTTCTGGGGCGACCTGGACGTGCTGCTGCTGGACCTGCCGCCCGGTACGGGCGACATCGCGATCTCGGTGGCGCAGCTTGTGCCGAACGCCGAGATCCTGGTGGTCACCACCCCGCAGCAGGCCGCGGCGGAGGTGGCCGAGCGGGCCGGCTCGATCGCCGTGCAGACCCATCAGAAGATCGTCGGCGTCGTCGAGAACATGTCGGGCCTGCCGTGCCCGCACTGCGACGAGATGGTGGACGTCTTCGGCTCCGGCGGCGGCCAGAAGGTCGCCGACGGGCTGACCAAGACGGTCGGCGCGACGGTGCCGGTGCTGGGCCAGATCCCGATCGACGTCCGGCTGCGCGAGGGCGGCGACGAGGGCAAGCCCGTCGTCCTGTCCGACCCGGACTCGCCGGCCGGTGCGGCCCTGCGCGCGATCGCGGGCAAGCTGGGCGGCCGGGCACGCGGCCTGTCGGGCATGTCGCTGGGCATCACCCCGCGCAACAAGTTCTAG
- a CDS encoding suppressor of fused domain protein, with product MAEILALVEARLRTAFGEPDARAAVTFLGTDRIEVLRFAEGDLLRYATLGMSANPMTDPTAVVADPVRGPRAELVLTVRAGLADTDKLLRPLAVMAASPQVEGLVVAPGASLDVGGPLWEGAPFSSVLVAEPGGLVEDLELDEPMDPVRFLPLLPMTANEAAWKRVHGAAALQERWLARGTDLRDPLRSAVALD from the coding sequence ATGGCAGAAATTCTGGCCCTCGTGGAGGCCCGGCTGCGTACCGCGTTCGGTGAACCCGACGCCCGCGCCGCCGTCACCTTCCTGGGCACCGACCGCATCGAGGTACTCCGTTTCGCCGAGGGCGACCTCCTGCGGTACGCGACCCTCGGCATGTCCGCGAACCCGATGACCGATCCGACCGCCGTGGTCGCCGACCCCGTGCGCGGCCCGCGCGCCGAACTGGTGCTCACCGTACGGGCGGGGCTGGCCGACACCGACAAACTGCTCAGGCCGCTCGCGGTGATGGCCGCCTCCCCGCAGGTCGAGGGGCTGGTCGTGGCCCCGGGCGCCTCGCTGGACGTGGGCGGGCCGCTGTGGGAGGGGGCGCCGTTCAGCTCCGTCCTGGTGGCCGAGCCGGGCGGTCTGGTCGAGGACCTGGAGCTCGACGAGCCCATGGACCCGGTGCGGTTCCTGCCGCTGCTGCCGATGACGGCGAACGAGGCGGCGTGGAAGCGGGTCCACGGCGCGGCCGCGCTCCAGGAGCGCTGGCTCGCGCGCGGGACGGACCTGCGGGACCCTCTGCGTAGCGCTGTCGCACTGGACTGA
- a CDS encoding magnesium and cobalt transport protein CorA, translating into MSMLPYLRAAVRPSLRKSTPVQPGYDATRDPSASSAVVDCAVYRDGRRVLGPACLTPREAIRRVREDGGFAWIGLHEPTEAEFAGIAATFGLHPLAVEDAVHAHQRPKLERYDDTLFTVFKTIHYVEHAELTPTSEVVETGEVMCFTGPDFVITVRHGGQGSLKGLRHRLQDDPELLSKGPSSVLHSIADHVVDGYIAVAAAMQDDIDEVESEVFAAPAKGRARGGDAGRIYQLKREVLEFKRAVSPLLRPMELLSERPMRLVDPDIQKYFRDVADHLARVHEQVVGFDELLNSILQANLAQATVAQNEDMRKITSWAAIIAVPTMICGVYGMNFDHMPELRWEYGYPMVMATIFGACFTIHRALRRNGWL; encoded by the coding sequence ATGTCGATGCTGCCCTACCTGCGTGCGGCCGTACGCCCGTCCCTGCGCAAGTCCACCCCCGTACAGCCCGGCTACGACGCGACCCGCGACCCGTCGGCGAGCAGCGCGGTGGTCGACTGCGCCGTGTACCGCGACGGCCGCCGGGTGCTGGGCCCGGCGTGTCTGACGCCCCGTGAGGCGATCCGCCGGGTCCGCGAGGACGGCGGCTTCGCCTGGATCGGCCTGCACGAGCCGACGGAGGCCGAGTTCGCGGGGATCGCCGCCACCTTCGGGCTGCACCCGCTGGCCGTGGAGGACGCGGTGCACGCGCACCAGCGGCCGAAGCTGGAGCGCTACGACGACACCCTCTTCACCGTCTTCAAGACGATCCACTACGTGGAGCACGCCGAACTGACCCCCACCAGCGAGGTGGTGGAGACGGGCGAGGTGATGTGCTTCACCGGCCCCGACTTCGTCATCACCGTCCGGCACGGCGGCCAGGGCTCCCTCAAGGGACTGCGCCACCGCCTCCAGGACGACCCGGAGCTGCTGTCCAAGGGGCCCTCCTCCGTCCTGCACTCCATCGCCGACCACGTCGTCGACGGCTACATCGCGGTCGCGGCGGCGATGCAGGACGACATCGACGAGGTGGAGAGCGAGGTCTTCGCTGCCCCCGCCAAGGGCCGCGCGCGCGGCGGCGACGCGGGCCGGATCTACCAGCTCAAGCGCGAGGTGCTGGAGTTCAAGCGGGCGGTCTCGCCGCTGCTGCGGCCGATGGAGCTGCTGAGCGAGCGGCCGATGAGGCTGGTGGACCCGGACATCCAGAAGTACTTCCGGGACGTGGCCGACCACCTCGCGCGGGTGCACGAGCAGGTGGTGGGCTTCGACGAACTCCTGAACTCGATCCTGCAGGCCAACCTCGCGCAGGCGACGGTCGCCCAGAACGAGGACATGCGCAAGATCACCTCCTGGGCGGCCATCATCGCCGTGCCGACGATGATCTGCGGGGTGTACGGGATGAACTTCGACCACATGCCCGAGCTCCGCTGGGAGTACGGCTACCCGATGGTGATGGCGACGATCTTCGGCGCCTGCTTCACCATCCACCGGGCGCTGCGCCGCAACGGCTGGCTGTAG
- a CDS encoding MarC family protein — translation MFDFAVFGSLFLTLFVIMDPPGITPIFLALTSGRPVKVQRRMAWQAVCVAFGVIAVFGVCGQQILDYLHVSVPALMIAGGLLLLLIALDLLTGKTDEPKQTKDVNVALVPLGMPLLAGPGAIVSVILAVQKADGAAGQVSVWAAIIAMHAVLWVTMRYSLVIIRVIKDGGVVLVTRLAGMMLSAIAVQQIINGVLQVVQGA, via the coding sequence GTGTTCGACTTCGCCGTCTTCGGATCCCTTTTTCTCACCCTTTTTGTGATTATGGACCCGCCGGGCATCACGCCGATCTTCCTGGCGCTGACCTCCGGCCGTCCCGTCAAGGTGCAGCGCCGCATGGCCTGGCAGGCCGTCTGCGTGGCCTTCGGCGTCATCGCGGTCTTCGGCGTCTGCGGTCAGCAGATCCTCGACTACCTGCACGTCTCCGTCCCGGCGCTGATGATCGCCGGCGGCCTGCTGCTCCTGCTGATCGCGCTCGACCTGCTCACCGGCAAGACCGACGAGCCCAAGCAGACCAAGGACGTGAACGTCGCCCTGGTCCCGCTCGGCATGCCGCTGCTGGCCGGACCCGGTGCGATCGTCTCGGTCATCCTGGCCGTGCAGAAGGCCGACGGGGCGGCCGGCCAGGTATCGGTCTGGGCCGCGATCATCGCCATGCACGCCGTGCTCTGGGTCACCATGCGCTACTCGCTGGTGATCATCCGGGTCATCAAGGACGGCGGTGTGGTCCTCGTGACCCGCCTCGCCGGCATGATGCTCTCGGCGATCGCCGTCCAGCAGATCATCAACGGCGTGCTCCAGGTGGTCCAGGGCGCCTGA
- a CDS encoding PHP domain-containing protein, whose product MRIDLHAHSTASDGTDTPAELVRNAAAAGLDVVALTDHDTVGGYGEALAALPAGLTLVTGAELSCRLDGIGVHMLAYLFDPEEPELARERELVRDDRVPRARTMVGKLQDLGVDVTWEQVARIAGDGSVGRPHIATALVELGVVPTVSDAFTPDWLADGGRAYAEKHELDPFDAVRLVKAAGGVTVFAHPAAVKRGRCVPESAIAALAAAGLDGIEVDHMDHDADTRARLRGLAADLGLLTTGSSDYHGSRKTCRLGEHTTDPEIYGEITRRATGAFPVPGAGGRER is encoded by the coding sequence GTGCGCATCGACCTGCACGCGCACTCCACGGCGTCCGACGGTACGGACACCCCCGCCGAGCTGGTGCGCAACGCCGCCGCTGCCGGGCTGGACGTGGTCGCGCTGACCGACCACGACACCGTCGGCGGGTACGGCGAGGCCCTTGCGGCGCTTCCCGCCGGACTGACGCTGGTGACCGGTGCGGAGCTGTCCTGCCGGCTCGACGGGATCGGCGTCCACATGCTCGCCTACCTCTTCGACCCCGAGGAGCCCGAGCTCGCCCGTGAGCGGGAACTCGTCCGGGACGACCGGGTCCCGAGGGCCCGGACCATGGTCGGCAAGCTCCAGGACCTCGGCGTGGACGTCACCTGGGAGCAGGTGGCGCGGATCGCCGGGGACGGCTCGGTCGGACGGCCCCACATCGCCACCGCCCTCGTCGAGCTGGGCGTCGTGCCCACCGTCTCGGACGCCTTCACGCCGGACTGGCTCGCCGACGGCGGCCGGGCGTACGCCGAGAAGCACGAACTCGACCCCTTCGACGCCGTACGCCTGGTCAAGGCGGCCGGCGGTGTCACCGTCTTCGCGCACCCCGCCGCCGTCAAGCGCGGCCGGTGCGTGCCGGAGTCCGCGATAGCCGCGCTGGCGGCGGCGGGCCTGGACGGCATCGAGGTGGACCACATGGACCACGACGCCGACACCCGTGCGCGGCTGCGCGGCCTGGCGGCGGACCTCGGGCTGCTCACCACCGGTTCCAGCGACTACCACGGCAGCCGCAAGACCTGCCGTCTCGGCGAGCACACGACCGACCCCGAGATCTACGGCGAGATCACACGCCGTGCGACCGGGGCCTTCCCCGTGCCCGGCGCGGGCGGACGCGAGCGCTGA